The genomic window GGCGCGCGAAGGTGAGGCAGCTGTGGATGTCATTGCTCCAGATCCCGGCCGAGAGGCCGTAATCGGAGTCATTCGTCAGCGCGATGGCCTCCTCCAGCGTGCGGAACGTCAGCACGGTGAGCACCGGGCCGAAGACCTCCTCGCGCGCGATGGCCATATCGGGCGTCACGCCGCTGATCACGGTGGGCTGGTAGAACTGCGGCCCCAGCCCCTCCACCCGCAGCGGTGCACCGCCCAGCTCCAGCCGCGCGCCCTCGGCCAAGGCGGCCTGCACATAGCCGTCGATCTTGGAGGCGTGCTCCGCCGTCACGATGGCCCCGACCTGCGTGCTTGCGTCCAGCGGGTCGCCGAAGCGCACCTTGCGCGAGAGCGCCACGACGCGGGCCACGAAATCTTCCGCAATGTCCTCATGCACTATGATCCGGCTGGAGGAATTGCAGCACTGGCCGACGTTGAAATAGATACCGAAGGTCACCGCGTCGGCGGCGTTTTGCAGATCGGCGTCGGGCAGGATCACCTGCGGGTTCTTGCCGCCCAGTTCCAGCGCCACCTTCTTGAGCGTGCCGGAAGCGGCCTGCGTGATCCGCTTGCCGACGGCGGTGGAGCCGGTGAAGGTCACCATGTCCACCGCGTCATGGGTCGTCATCCGGCTGCCCACGGGATCGCCGTAGCCCAGCACAATGTTGCACACGCCGGCGGGCAAGCCGGCCTCGATGAGCAGCTCGCCCAGCATCACGGTGGAGGAGGGCGTCATTTCCGAAGGTTTCACCACTACGGTGCAGCCTGCGGCCAGCGCGAAGGGCAGTTTCTGGCTCAGGATCCAGAAGGGAAAATTCCACGGCGTGATGACCGAGACCACCCCGATCGGCTCCTTCACCACGACGCCCAGCATATCCTCGCCCAGGCTGTTGTGGCTGTCGCCATGGGCCGTGCGCGCCAGCGCGGCGGCGTAGCGCCAAAGATCGGCTGCGCCGCCCACTTCGCCGCGCGCCTGCGTGATCGGCTTGCCGCTTTCCAGCGTCTCCTGAACCGCGATGCGCTCGACATTGGCCTCGATCAGATCGGCGACCTTCAGCAGTACGGCGGCCCGATCCTTCGCGGAGATACGACTCCAGATCCCCGCGTCAAAGGAGCGGCGGGCGGCGGAGACGGCAGCGTCAACTTCTGCTGCACTGCCGAGGGGCGCGCGGCTGACGACCACATCGTGGGAGGGCGAGACACGCTCGAAGCTTTCGCCGCCGTCGATCCATGCGCCGTCGATCAGGTGCCGCGCGGCAAAGACGGGGGGCAATTCGGAGGCCGTGGCCCGGTTGATGGTGAGATCTTTCATCGTTTACTGCCCGCTAAAATCTGGTGATCGTTTGGAGAGGAAGGCCGCGACGCCTTCGTCGCGATCAGCGCTGGCCCCGGCGGCGGCCCCGCCGAGCGCTTCGATGGCGGCGGCGCGGTCCTCGCCGACGGCGGCGTGGATCATCGCCTTGGTGATCTCGTTGGCGCGGGGCGAAACGGCGGCAAGCTCCGCCGCGATGGCCTGCGCAGCTGCGAGACTGTCCTCCGCGATCTCGGCCACGAAGCCGAAGCGAAGCGCGCGCTCCGCCGGGATGCGGCGGCCAAAGAGGGCAATGTCCTTCACCACCGACTCGGGCAGCAAGCGCAGCAGCCGCTGGCTGCCGGACCAGCCCGGCACGATGCCGACCTTGCCTTCGGGCAGCGCCAGCGTGGCGCGGGGGGTGATCACGCGGATGTCGCAGCAGGCGGCCAGTTCCAGCCCGCCACCGAAAGCATGGCCGTTCAAAGCGCCGATGGTGGGTTTGGAGAGCCGCGCCAGCCGGTCAAAGATCCGGTGGCCGTCGCGCACCCAGCTGCGGGCGAACTCCGCCGGGCTCAGCTGGCCCCATTCCGAAATATCCGCGCCGCAACAGAAAGCCTTGGGGCCCGCCCCAGTGAGGATCACGGCGCGCACATCGGGGGCGCGGTCCAGCGCGTCCAGATGGGCGGAAAGCTCCTGCAGCATACCCGTTGTCAGCGCGTTCAGCTTGGGCGCGTTCTCCAGCGTCAGCACGGCCACGGGGCCGGTGTGGGTAAGGGTGACGCAACTCATAGGCTCAGCCCCATTGGCCCCTGCGCCAGCAGATCGGCTGCCATCCGCCGGGCGTTCTCGGCCACCTGCACGCGGCCCTCGCTCGCGGCCACGATATGGGCCTGCGGATCGATGCCCGGCATGATCTCGGTAGCGACAAGCCCACTTTCGGTGAGCCGGATCACGCAGCGCTCGGTGATGTAGAGCACGTTCTGCCCCTGCTCCCGCGCCCGTTTGCCCGAGAAGGTGACATGCTCCACCTTCTCCACCATCTTGGTGAACTTGCCCGGTGCCTCGATGTTGAGCCCGGTTTCCGTAAACCCGACCTTGGCCCCGGCTTCGAACCAGCCGGAAAAAACGATGTTTTTCGCCTTTGCCGTGATGTCCACGAAGCCGCCGCAGCCCGCGGTGAGATAGGGCTTCTTGCCCAGTTTGGAGACGTTTACGTTGCCCTCTACATCCACTTCGAGGAAGGAGAGGAAGGAAACGTCAAACCCCGCGCCCTGGAAGTAGATGAACTGCTGCGGCGAGGGCATGAAGGCATCGGCGTTAGAGGCGCAGCCGAAGGCGAAACCGGTCAGCGGCATGCCCCCCACCGCGCCCTGTTCGATGGCCCATGTCACTGCTTCCGGGTGGCCCTCCTCCAACAGGATACGCGGCACCATGGCGCTGATCCCGAAGCCGAGGTTGGCCGTCATCCCGCGCTTCAGCTCCAGCGCGGCGCGGCGGGCGATGACCTTCTCGACCCCGTGCTCGGCCAGCGCGAAGCTGCTCCAGGGGCGCAGGATCTCGCCGGAGATGGCGGGATCATATTGGGTTTCGGTCGTCTGCTTCTGGTCGGGGTCCACCACGACGCAATCCACCAGATGGCCCGGCACGCGCACATCATGGGGGCGCAGCGAACCGCTGGCCGTGATGCGCTTGACCTGCGCGATCACCTGCCCGCCGTTGTTGCGCGCGGCGATGGCCTGCTCCAGCCCGCCGAGGTAGGCGCCCTCGTGTTCATAAGTCAGGTTGCCGCGCTCATCGGCGGTGGTGGCGCGCAATATGGCGACATCCGGCAGGATATTGGGGAAATGCAGCCAGGTTTTGCCGTCGAACGCCACGCGGCGCACGATAGGGGCCGCCGCTCCGCGCGCGTTCATCGCGCAGCCCTGACGCTCGGGATCCACGAAGGTGTCCAGCCCGACTTCCGTCAGCACGCCGGGGCGCTGCGCGGCGGCCTCGCGGTGCATGTCAAAGAGGATGCCGGAGGGCACGTTATAGGCGGCGACGCGATCCTCCACGATCATCTTCCAGATCGCGGGCATTTCCACGCTGGAGGGCCCCGAGGGGTAGGAGCCCGCCAGCACGCGGGCGAGCAGGCCGTCCTGCGCGATGTGGTCCATCCCTTTCACGCCATAGACATCGCCGGCGGCAATCGGGTGCAGCGCGGTGATGGCTTGCGGGTGGCCCTCAGTGGCGAAGCGCGCGCCGATGGCGGCGAGCACGGCATCCGGGCAGCCAAGGGCAGAGGAGGAGGAGACCGTCACAACAGCCCCATCGGCAATGCGCGCCACGGCCTCTGCAACGGGGACGATTTTGGACATGGCTACCTCCTTGCGCTCACGATCCGGAGCGCCTATGGAACGTTCCAAAAGTGGGTTTACTGGAACGTTCCAATTGCGTCAAGAAGGATTCTCCTGAAGCGTGGGTTTTCGTGCTTTGCTGGGGGCGGGCAGGGCGAGATTATGAGCGGGGCTCATAATAATCCCGCCAAACATTCATTTCACTTCATGTTAGCGCGGTGCTATCCCCTCCGCGCCCTTACCTGTGCTGGATGGATTCCCCATGCTGAACTTTGCCCTGCCCGAAACGCCTGCTCTGGCCCAGCTGCGTGCGCTTGCCGCCGAACGAATCCTCGTTCTGGATGGCGCGATGGGCACGATGATCCAGACGCTCGGCATGACGGAAGAGGATTTCACCGGCGGCGGCCATATCCACGGCCCCGGCTGCCGGCATCACTACCACCCGGAGCATCCGCAGCAAGGCAACAACGATCTTCTGGTGCTGACCCAGCCCAAGGCGGTGGAGGACATCCAGTTCACCTTCGCCATGGCGGGGGCCGATATTCTGGAGACCAACACGTTTTCCTCCACCACCATCGCGCAGGCCGATTACGGGCTGGAAGCGGCGGTTTTTGATCTGAACGTGGCCGGGGCGCAGGTGGCCCGCCGCGCCGCCGATCGCGCCGCCGCGGAAGATGGCAAGCCGCGCTTCGTGGCCGGGGCCGTTGGCCCGACGAACCGCACCGCCTCGATCAGCCCCGACGTGAACGATCCCGGTTATCGCGCCGTCAGCTTCGATGATCTGCGCATCGCCTATGGCCAGCAGATTGATGGCCTCATCACAGGCGGCTCCGATCTGATCCTGATCGAAACCATCTTCGACACGCTCAACGCCAAGGCGGCGATCTTTGCCGCCTTCGAGAGCTTCTCCCGCGCGGGCAAGCGGCTGCCGATCATGATCTCGGGCACGATCACCGATGCCTCCGGCCGCACGCTTTCGGGCCAGACGCCCACCGCCTTCTGGCACTCCGTCGCCCATGCCCGCCCCTTCACCGTGGGGCTGAACTGCGCGCTCGGCGCCGAGGCCATGCGCCCCCATATCACCGAGATCGCCAGCGTCGCCACGTCGCTCACCTGCGCCTATCCGAACGCCGGCCTGCCTAATGCCTTCGGCCAGTATGACGAAACCCCGGATCAAACAGCTGCGCAGGTGGCGAATTTCGCACGCGACGGGATCGTCAACGTCGTGGGCGGCTGTTGCGGAACCACGCCCGACCACATCCGCGCAATTGCGCAAGCCGTTGCCCCCTTCGCCCCCCGCAAGGTGACCGTATAATGACCCGCTACCTCCGCCTCTCTGGCCTTGAGCCTTTCGTCCTGACGCCCGACATTCCCTTCGTGAACGTCGGCGAGCGCACCAATGTCACCGGCTCGGCGCGCTTTCGCAAACTGATCGTGAACCGCGATTACGCCACCGCGCTCGATGTGGCGCGCGACCAGGTGGAAAACGGCGCCCAGATCATCGACGTCAACATGGATGAAGGGCTGATCGACAGCCGGCAGGCGATGGTCGAGTTCCTCAACCTCGTGGCCTCCGAGCCCGATATCGCCCGCGTGCCGATCATGATCGACAGCTCCAAGTGGGAGGTGATCGAGGCCGGCCTGCACTGTGTGCAGGGCAAATCGGTGGTGAACTCGGTCAGCCTGAAAGAAGGCGAGGACGCCTTCCGCCACCACGCCGGGCTCTGCCTTGCCTATGGCGCGGCCGTAGTTGTGATGGCTTTTGACGAGGCCGGGCAGGCCGACACCTTCGCGCGCAAGACCGAGATCTGCGCCCGTGCCTACCGCATTCTCGTGGAAGAGGTGGGCTTCCCGCCGGAAGACATCATCTTTGACCCCAACGTCTTTGCCGTCGCCACCGGCATCGAGGAGCACGACAATTACGGCGTCGATTTCATCGAGGCCACCCGCTGGATCCGCCAGAACCTGCCCCATGCCCATGTCTCGGGCGGGGTGTCGAACCTGTCGTTCTCCTTCCGCGGCAACGAGCCCGTGCGCGAGGCGATGCATGCGGTGTTCCTCTATCACGCGATCAAGGCGGGGATGGATATGGGCATCGTCAACGCCGGCCAATTGGCGGTTTATGACCAGATCGACCCGGCCCTGCGCGAGGCCTGCGAAGACGTGGTGCTGAACCGCACGCCGGCCAATGGCGGCAATGCCACCGAGAACCTTTTGGAGGTGGCCGAACGCTTCAAGGGCGACAAGCGCGAGGAGAAGGTGCGCGATCTGGCCTGGCGCGAGTGGCCGGTGGAAAAGCGGCTGGAACATGCACTGGTGAACGGCATCACCGAGTTCATCGAGGCTGACACCGAAGCCGCCCGGCAGCAGGCCGAGCGCCCGCTGCATGTGATCGAAGGCCCGCTGATGGCCGGGATGAACGTGGTCGGCGATCTGTTCGGCGCGGGCAAGATGTTCCTGCCGCAGGTGGTGAAATCGGCCCGCGTGATGAAACAGGCCGTCGCCGTGCTGCTGCCCTACATGGAAGAAGAGAAGCGCCAGAACGGCGGCGAGGGGCGGCAATCGGCGGGCAAGGTGCTGATGGCCACGGTGAAGGGCGATGTGCATGACATCGGCAAGAACATCGTCGGCGTCGTGCTGGCCTGCAACAACTACGAGATCGT from Pseudoruegeria sp. SHC-113 includes these protein-coding regions:
- a CDS encoding aldehyde dehydrogenase family protein yields the protein MKDLTINRATASELPPVFAARHLIDGAWIDGGESFERVSPSHDVVVSRAPLGSAAEVDAAVSAARRSFDAGIWSRISAKDRAAVLLKVADLIEANVERIAVQETLESGKPITQARGEVGGAADLWRYAAALARTAHGDSHNSLGEDMLGVVVKEPIGVVSVITPWNFPFWILSQKLPFALAAGCTVVVKPSEMTPSSTVMLGELLIEAGLPAGVCNIVLGYGDPVGSRMTTHDAVDMVTFTGSTAVGKRITQAASGTLKKVALELGGKNPQVILPDADLQNAADAVTFGIYFNVGQCCNSSSRIIVHEDIAEDFVARVVALSRKVRFGDPLDASTQVGAIVTAEHASKIDGYVQAALAEGARLELGGAPLRVEGLGPQFYQPTVISGVTPDMAIAREEVFGPVLTVLTFRTLEEAIALTNDSDYGLSAGIWSNDIHSCLTFARRAQAGTVWTNTWMDGFPELAFGGVKQSGQGREIGRYGYEEFLEVKSVVMRIGRDSRAPWVAQGEA
- a CDS encoding enoyl-CoA hydratase/isomerase family protein; the protein is MSCVTLTHTGPVAVLTLENAPKLNALTTGMLQELSAHLDALDRAPDVRAVILTGAGPKAFCCGADISEWGQLSPAEFARSWVRDGHRIFDRLARLSKPTIGALNGHAFGGGLELAACCDIRVITPRATLALPEGKVGIVPGWSGSQRLLRLLPESVVKDIALFGRRIPAERALRFGFVAEIAEDSLAAAQAIAAELAAVSPRANEITKAMIHAAVGEDRAAAIEALGGAAAGASADRDEGVAAFLSKRSPDFSGQ
- a CDS encoding acyl CoA:acetate/3-ketoacid CoA transferase, with translation MSKIVPVAEAVARIADGAVVTVSSSSALGCPDAVLAAIGARFATEGHPQAITALHPIAAGDVYGVKGMDHIAQDGLLARVLAGSYPSGPSSVEMPAIWKMIVEDRVAAYNVPSGILFDMHREAAAQRPGVLTEVGLDTFVDPERQGCAMNARGAAAPIVRRVAFDGKTWLHFPNILPDVAILRATTADERGNLTYEHEGAYLGGLEQAIAARNNGGQVIAQVKRITASGSLRPHDVRVPGHLVDCVVVDPDQKQTTETQYDPAISGEILRPWSSFALAEHGVEKVIARRAALELKRGMTANLGFGISAMVPRILLEEGHPEAVTWAIEQGAVGGMPLTGFAFGCASNADAFMPSPQQFIYFQGAGFDVSFLSFLEVDVEGNVNVSKLGKKPYLTAGCGGFVDITAKAKNIVFSGWFEAGAKVGFTETGLNIEAPGKFTKMVEKVEHVTFSGKRAREQGQNVLYITERCVIRLTESGLVATEIMPGIDPQAHIVAASEGRVQVAENARRMAADLLAQGPMGLSL
- a CDS encoding homocysteine S-methyltransferase family protein; amino-acid sequence: MLNFALPETPALAQLRALAAERILVLDGAMGTMIQTLGMTEEDFTGGGHIHGPGCRHHYHPEHPQQGNNDLLVLTQPKAVEDIQFTFAMAGADILETNTFSSTTIAQADYGLEAAVFDLNVAGAQVARRAADRAAAEDGKPRFVAGAVGPTNRTASISPDVNDPGYRAVSFDDLRIAYGQQIDGLITGGSDLILIETIFDTLNAKAAIFAAFESFSRAGKRLPIMISGTITDASGRTLSGQTPTAFWHSVAHARPFTVGLNCALGAEAMRPHITEIASVATSLTCAYPNAGLPNAFGQYDETPDQTAAQVANFARDGIVNVVGGCCGTTPDHIRAIAQAVAPFAPRKVTV